A region of the Agrobacterium sp. RAC06 genome:
ACGCTGCCTACAAGATCATCAACGGCAAGGGCTCCACCTATTACGGCATCGGCGCGGGCCTTGCCCGCATCGTCAAGGCGATCGCCCGTGATCAGCGCGACGTGCTGTCCGTTTCCATTGCAACGCCGGAAGTGGCGGGCATTCGGGATGTCGCCCTATCGATCCCGCGCGTGGTTGGCGCAGAAGGTGTCGTCGTCGATCTTTTTCCCGATCTCGACGACGAGGAGTATGCGGCCTTGAACCGCAGCGCGTCGCTTTTGAAGGAACGAGCCGACGCCATTCCTTTATAGGGGGAACTGCCTATATAATGCCAGGATATGCAGGCGCAGAAGCGCCGTGACGATCAGATACTGCGCCCCGATTTCTGGATCACTTGATGAACGAAACGCCGCCACTCACCCCTGAGGCTCTCGATGATTTCCTGCTCAAGGCGCGCGCCGCCAGCGGGCTTTTAAAGGCGCTATCGCACGAGACGCGTCTGTTGATGCTCTGCATGCTCTGCCAGGGCGAGAAGACGGTCACCGAAATCGAACAGTTCCTTGGCATCCAGCAGGCCGTAGTTTCCCAGCAACTCGCGCGACTCAGAGGCGAGAAGGTCGTCCAGACCCGCCGCGAAGGACGCCAGATCTACTATCGGATCGCCGATCCACAACTCGCCGAACTGATCTCCGTGCTCTACAAGATGTATTGCGGCCCGACACCCGTCACGATCAGCCAGGCGGCGGCGCTCAGCGAGGCGTAAGCCCGAGAGGGCATCGAAGGGGCGGTGCATGATCGACAAGCTGGAATTCTTCATCGCGCTTGCCCGCCAGCAGCATTTCGGCCGCGCAGCCGAGGAATGCGGCGTGACGCAGCCGACACTGTCGGCCGGCATCCGGCAACTCGAAGAGCAGCTCGGCGTCATGCTTGTCCAGCGCGGCTCGCGCTTTCTCGGCCTCACCCCGGAAGGCCAGCGGGTGCTCGAATGGGCGCGGCGGATTGTTGGTGATACCCGCACCATGCGCGAAGAAATGCGGGCGGCGCGGCGTGGTCTGGCCGGCCATATCCGGCTTGCGGTCATTCCGACGGCGCTTGCCATGGTGCAGAAGCTCACCGAACCCTTTCAGGCCCGTCATCCGGACGTGACCTTTTCCGTCCTGTCGCGCACCTCGCTGCAGGTTCTGAGCCTGCTCGAAAATCTCGAGATCGACGCCGGCATTACCTATCTCGACAATGAGCCGCTGGGGCGCGTCACCAGCGTGCCCCTCTATTCCGAGCGCTATCACCTGATCACCGGTGTCGGCACGCCGCTTGCCGATCGTGACAGCATCACCTGGAGCGAGGTGGCCGATCTCAGGCTCTGTCTTCTGACCGCCGACATGCAGAACCGGCGGATCATCAACCAGCACATGGCAGAGGCCGGTGTGACGCCGAAGCCGACGCTCGAATCCAATTCGATGATCGTGCTGTTCTCCCATATTCGCACCGGCAAATGGGCGTCGATCATGCCGAAGAACGTCGCTGAGTCCTTCGGTTTCGGCGAGGAGATCCGGATGATCCCGATCACCGCACCCGAGGCCGAGCATCTGGTGGGGCTGGTCGCTACCCACCGCGAGCCTTTTACTCCTTTGGTCTCCGGCCTGTTGCATGAGGCGCGCTTGCTGGCAGCCTCTAATGCCTTCGATAGAAATCTTCTATCGATCGACGGAAGCGCCGTATTGACCTCCTGACATCAGAACCATCATCATCTTCCGATGAACGACCCCACCAGAGCTCGGCGGGTGAGGAGGATTTCGATGAATATTCGTGTGGCTGCGGATGACGTCTCCGCCCGCATTTCGGCTGTGATCGCCGAGTTGCAGCATCTGGAGGGGCCGATGCTGCCGATCCTGCACCGTGTGCAGGAGGAATTCGGCTATATCCCTGAGATCGCCAAGCAGATCATCGCCAGCGCGCTGAACCTGTCGCGCGCCGAGGTGCATGGCGTGATCACCTTCTACCACGATTTCCGCGCTCAACCGGCTGGGCGACACGTTCTAAAGCTCTGTCGCGCCGAGGCTTGCCAGTCGATGGGCTGCGAGCCTCTTGCGGACAAGATCAAGGCCAAGCTCGGCATCGACTGGCACCAGACGACGCCTGACGGTGCCGTCACCCTCGAACCCGTCTTCTGTCTCGGCCTCTGTGCCCAGGCGCCTGCCGCGATGCTCGACGGTGAGCTGCATGCGCGGCTCGACGAACACTGTCTTAGCGACATTCTGGCGGAGGTGCGCTCATGAGCGTCCCAGAAACCGTCGTTGTCTTCGTCCCCCGCGATGCGGCAGCGCTTGCCGTCGGTGCCGACAAGGTGGCGGCTGCCATCGAACGCGAAGCCAGGGTACGCGGCCTTGACGTCACCATCGTGCGCAATGGCTCGCGTGGTATGCTGTGGCTGGAAGTGCTGGTCGAGGTGCGCACCGACAAGGGCCGCATCGCCTATGGTCCGGTCAGGGCCTCCGATGTGCCTTCCCTCTTCGAGGCCGGCTTCCTTGATGGCGGGGAGCATCCGGTTGGCCATGGCCTGACCCAGGACATTCCCTTCCTCAAGGGCCAGACGCGGCTGACCTTCGCCCGCTGCGGCGTCACTGATCCGCTGTCGCTCGATGACTACCGCCATTATCAGGGCCTGAAAGGCC
Encoded here:
- a CDS encoding LysR family transcriptional regulator, which translates into the protein MIDKLEFFIALARQQHFGRAAEECGVTQPTLSAGIRQLEEQLGVMLVQRGSRFLGLTPEGQRVLEWARRIVGDTRTMREEMRAARRGLAGHIRLAVIPTALAMVQKLTEPFQARHPDVTFSVLSRTSLQVLSLLENLEIDAGITYLDNEPLGRVTSVPLYSERYHLITGVGTPLADRDSITWSEVADLRLCLLTADMQNRRIINQHMAEAGVTPKPTLESNSMIVLFSHIRTGKWASIMPKNVAESFGFGEEIRMIPITAPEAEHLVGLVATHREPFTPLVSGLLHEARLLAASNAFDRNLLSIDGSAVLTS
- a CDS encoding formate dehydrogenase subunit gamma; this translates as MNIRVAADDVSARISAVIAELQHLEGPMLPILHRVQEEFGYIPEIAKQIIASALNLSRAEVHGVITFYHDFRAQPAGRHVLKLCRAEACQSMGCEPLADKIKAKLGIDWHQTTPDGAVTLEPVFCLGLCAQAPAAMLDGELHARLDEHCLSDILAEVRS
- a CDS encoding ArsR/SmtB family transcription factor, with amino-acid sequence MNETPPLTPEALDDFLLKARAASGLLKALSHETRLLMLCMLCQGEKTVTEIEQFLGIQQAVVSQQLARLRGEKVVQTRREGRQIYYRIADPQLAELISVLYKMYCGPTPVTISQAAALSEA